The candidate division WOR-3 bacterium genome includes the window AGATTTAATATTAAAGGATTTGCGCATTACACTCCTTGAAGCAGATGTTCATTATCAGGTTGTGAAGGAGTTTATTGAAAATATCCAGAAAAAGTCATTGAATCAAAATCTTGATAAGAGATTGAATCCTGGCGAATTAGTGATGAAAATCGTATTTGATGAACTTGTCCAATTGTTAGGAAGCAAGCCACAGCATATCAATTTTAAAAACACCGGTCCAACAATAATAAGCCTTCTTGGATTGCAGGGTGTTGGGAAAACAACCACTGCCGCAAAGATTGCGCATCGTTTTAATAATAAAAAGCCGCTCCTTGTTCCGGCAGATGCAAAAAGGCCAGCAGCAGTTGAGCAGCTTACCCAGTTGGGGAAGAGAAACAATATTCCCGTTTTCCCATTAAAAGATGGTGACCCGGTTCTGACCGCAAAACTCGCAAAAGAGACTGCAGAAAAACAGAATTATGGGCTTGTTATAATTGATACTGCAGGAAGACTGCATATTGATGAGGAACTTGTTGAGGAGTTGATAAAAATAAATAACACCGTAAAACCCGATTACAAAATTCTCGTAGCTGACGGTATGACCGGACAGGATGCGGTAAATCAGGCAAAAACATTTAAAGAAAAAGTTGGACTTGATGGTGTAATTCTTACCAAACTTGATGGTGATGCAAGGGGTGGAGCAGCATTGTCAATTGCGAGGGTTTCGGGTGTGCCTTTATACTACATTGGTATAAGTGAAAATATTGATGGGCTTGAGGAATTCTATCCGGACAGAATTGCCCAAAGGATTCTGGGGATGGGAGATGTAGTAAGCCTTGTAGAAAAAGTAAAAACAATAGAAAAAGAAGTAGATCAGGCAAAACTACAGAAAAAGATTGCTAAGGGTGATTTGAATCTTGAAGATTTTATGGAACAAATGAAGGCAGTGAAAAAACTCGGGCCACTCTCCAAACTCGCGGGTATGCTTCCTGGTGTGAAAGAAGCAGATGTTGATGAAAAAGAATTCAAAAAGATTGAAGCAATAATAAACTCAATGACAAAAAAAGAACGGCAAAATCCAGAGATAATTGATGGTTCAAGGAGACGCAGAATTGCTTTAGGGAGTGGTACGACCGTAGCAGATGTGAATCAGTTATTAAAGCAATTTTTTTATGCACGGGATTTATTGAAGAAATTGGCGCACAGTAAATTACCCGGAAAGAGTCCATTTAAGCTAAAATAAACTTTATAATATAAGTATCTACTATAGATACCGCGATAGGAAAATAAAATTGATATTTAAAACTAATGGCACATTATTTGCTTTTTAAGTCAATTGACGAAATACTAAAAGTGGATAAAATAAGAAAGGGAGTAGAACAATGGGAATAATGTTGTTAATAATTATTGTATCGTTAGACAATAATTCAGTATTAAAAGATACAATCATAATAAACAACTGGTGGTATCTCGGTCCGTTTCCCGTTGGCGTCCGGGAAGGAATAACCGGCTTGGATATTGATTTTTTTAATGAAAATTTTCAACCAGATACCATGATTAGTTACTTCAGCTTTCTTGCCCCAGAGGGATTTATTAAGTGGAGAAAATTAAATACCGAAAATGATAATGTAAACATTGAATATAACAATGTGTTCTGGGATGCAATCCAGGAATATTATGGTGTTGCAGGACTCGCCTGTGCAAGTATTTTATATGGAGAGTTTGAATCTACTGATAGAATCTCCGCTTTAATAAGCGCCCGGGGATTGGGTTCGTTTATTTTGAATGGCAGAGCCTATCCTGGGGATGTATATAGCGATGGTTATGTCCAGATACCAGTCGTATTAAACAAGGGCAAAAATAAAATTATTATAAG containing:
- the ffh gene encoding signal recognition particle protein; this translates as MFQNLTDRFQIFRRKVLGYGRITRTEIDLILKDLRITLLEADVHYQVVKEFIENIQKKSLNQNLDKRLNPGELVMKIVFDELVQLLGSKPQHINFKNTGPTIISLLGLQGVGKTTTAAKIAHRFNNKKPLLVPADAKRPAAVEQLTQLGKRNNIPVFPLKDGDPVLTAKLAKETAEKQNYGLVIIDTAGRLHIDEELVEELIKINNTVKPDYKILVADGMTGQDAVNQAKTFKEKVGLDGVILTKLDGDARGGAALSIARVSGVPLYYIGISENIDGLEEFYPDRIAQRILGMGDVVSLVEKVKTIEKEVDQAKLQKKIAKGDLNLEDFMEQMKAVKKLGPLSKLAGMLPGVKEADVDEKEFKKIEAIINSMTKKERQNPEIIDGSRRRRIALGSGTTVADVNQLLKQFFYARDLLKKLAHSKLPGKSPFKLK